The genomic interval TCGTGTTCATCCCGGCCGCCCTCCTCACCGACGCCCCCGAGTCGCACGGCACCGGCTTCCGCCTCGACCGCAGGGCCGAGAAGGCCCTCTCCGGCAGCACGCCGGACGGCGACACCCGGCGCCCGGAGGCGGACGACTCGGTCCCGGGCCGGCCGAGCGGCCTCTCGCCGGTGCCCACCGGACTCGTCGACCCGGCCCTGCTCAACGGCCCCGTCGAGCTGGAGGGCGACGAGCCGCTGGACTTCACCCGCGACCCGGTCCTCGAAGCGGTGACGGGCCCGGGGCTCGACTCCGTGCTCGACGGCGTCTCCGACCTGGAGGACACCGAGAGCGAACGCGGCGGCATCTTCCGCGCCCGCGCCCTGCGCCGCGAAGGCGACCGCGAGCAGCACCAGCAGGCCCCCGACGACGGCGTGCGGGCCCTGCACCCCGAGGGCGTCCGGCCGCTGCCCCGTCGGCGCCGCCCGCCCACGCTGGTCACCGACCGCGGCCGCCGGGTCGACGGGGGAGGCCGCACCCACCCCGCGTCCGAGGACCGCGAGCCGGCCCGCCCGGTGGACCGCCCCGCCGTCCCCGCGCCCCGTACGCCCGAACCCGCCCCCGACACCGTGGGCGGCCTGCCCCGCCGCGTCCGGCAGGCCAGCCTCGCCCCGCAGCTGCGCGAGGGACCGGACAGCCGCACGGCGCGGCCCGCCCCGGTGGAGAGCGCCGACGACATCGAGCGGGACGCCGAAGAGGTACGCAGTCGTATGGCTTCGCTCCAGCGCGGCTGGCAGCGCGGCCGCCAGGAGAACGCCGAGGACCCGACGGGCCCCGGCGACATCGCAGCAGGAACCACTCCGGGAGGGGACGGTCCATGACCGCACCGAACGCCGCCGCAACCGACACCACACGCCAGGGGTCCGGCGAACTCAACTGGCTCCTCGACGAACTCGTCGCGCGCGTCGCCAGCATCCGCAAGGCGCTGGTGCTCTCCAGCGACGGGCTGCCCACCGGCGCCTCCAAGGACCTGACGCGCGAGGACAGCGAGCATCTGGCCGCCGTCGCCTCCGGCTTCCACAGCCTGGCCAAGGGCGTCGGCCGCCACTTCGACGCGGGCAGGGTCCGCCAGACCGTCGTGGAGCTGGACGAGGCGTTCCTCTTCGTCACGGCGGCCGGTGACGGCAGCTGTCTGGCCGTCCTGGCCGAATCCGACTCGGACGTGGGGCAGGTGGCGTACGAGATGACGCTCATGGTCAAGCGCGTGGGGAGCCACCTGGCCAACGCGCCCCGGACGGCCGGTCAGCCCTCCGGGGGGTGAGCCGACGCCATGAGCGCCGCATCGCCCGGCTCCCCGGAGACCCCGGAAAGGCCGCGGACCCCGCGCTGGTACGACGACGACGCGGGGCCCGTCGTCCGCCCCTACGCGATGACCCGCGGACGCACCGGCAGTGCGTCCCGCCACCGCCTCGACCTGATCGCGATCGTCGTGCCCGAACCCGCGGCCGACGACCCGGACAGGGACCAGCTGCTCACCCCGGAACACGTCGAGATCCTCGAACTCTGCGGTGAGCTGCCCCAGTCGATCGCCGAACTCGCCTCCTCCCTGGACCTGCCCGTGGGCGTGGTACGGGTGCTGGTGGGCGATCTCGTGGACGACGAGCTGGTGCATGTGACCCGTCCCGTTCCGCCGGCCGAGCTGCCGGACGTGAACATTCTCCGTGAGGTGATCAATGGCCTTCGGGCGCTCTAGCCGCAGCAGGCGGCCCGTGGAGCCCGTCACCCTCAAGATCCTGGTGGCGGGCGGCTTCGGCGTGGGCAAGACGACGCTGGTGGGCGCGGTCAGCGAGATCAGGCCGCTGCGCACGGAGGAACGGCTGACCGAGGCCGGCCGGCCGGTGGACGACCTGGACGGCGTCGAGGCGAAGACCACGACGACCGTGGCCATGGACTTCGGGCGGATCACGCTCCGCGAGGACCTGGTGCTGTACCTCTTCGGCACGCCGGGACAGGACCGGTTCTGGTTCCTCTGGGACGAGCTGGCGCAGGGGGCGTTGGGCGCGGTCGTGCTCGCGGACACCCGGCGCTTGGCCGACTGCTTCGCGGCCGTCGACTACTTCGAGCGCCGCGAGATCCCGTTCGCCGTCGCCGTCAACCGCTTCGAGGGCGCGGAGGTGTTCCCGGAGGCGACGGTACGGGCGGCGCTCGACCTGGACCCGCAGGTGCTGCTCCTGATGTGCGATGCGCGGGACCGGGCCTCGGCACGCGATGTGCTGGTGGCCGTGGTCGAACACGCCCTGGCCCGCGCGGACCGCCCGCGCGAGCCCGTCACGACCTAACGGCCGTTCTCCGCCAGCCACTTCTCGGCGGTCTGCGCCAGCTCGTGGTCGCGGCCCGCCAGCATCATGCGGATCATCTGCGCGTCACCGCGCAGCGACCACGCCGGGTGGCCGAAGGTGGCCGGGTTGTTCTTCTCGATCAGGAAGTGCGCGGGCCAGGCCGTGCCGTATCCGATGAGCGGCAGCGCGGCCAGATACCGCTTGCGGCCGCGCGCCAGCCCGTACGCGCTGAGGGCGAGACCGGTCAGGGTGCCGGTGAGATGCACCCAGCGGGTCGCCGCCCGCGAGTGCATCGCGACGTAGTAGGGCCAGAACTCTTCGTACGAATCGAACGTCTGCTGTGGCATACCGGCACCGTAATGGCTGATCCGGCAACCGGAAACGGCTGCGCCGCGTCCGGAAAGAAGAACGGGCGGCCGGAACCCACGGGGGTGGTCCCGGTCGCCCGTTCCTTCGCGCCGGCCGGCTCAGTGTCCGGCGACCGACCTGCGGGCCACCGGGAAGTCGAAGTAGGTGTCCGGGAACGTCTCGGGCTGGAAGGTGTAGTGCCACCACTCCTCGGCCAGGTTGACGAAACCGGCCTCGGTGAGCGTCTTCTTCAGGAACTGCCGATTGGCGCGCTGCACACCCTGGATACGGGGGTCATCGGTGTGCGAGAGCGTGTCGAAGCAGTCGAAACCCGTGCCCATGTCCACCGAGTTGTCCGGGAAACGGTCGGCCCGCGGCGCGTAGCACGGCACCAGCTTCTCGCCCGGGCGGTACGGCCTGGTCGGCAGCGCGGGCAGCCGTACGAGCGTCAGGTCCACGGTGCTGCCCCGGCTGTGCCCGGACTTCTCCGCGATGTAACCGTCGGCGAACAGCCGGGACTTGTCGACCCGGGGATAGAACTCGCCCTTCATCGTCTCGTCGTCCAGATCCTTCGCCCACCGCACGAAGTGGTCGACGGCCCGCTGCGGGCGGTAGCAGTCGTACACCTTCAGCGAGTAGCCCTGCCGCAGCAGCCGGAGCTGCGCGCGGTGCAGGGCCTCGGCGGCCGGCCGGGTCAGGATGCACAGCGGCTGCCGGTATCCGTCCACGGGCTCGCCCATGAAGTCGTGGGCGGTGGGGTAGCGCATCTCCTGGATGATCGTGGGGTCCACCGAACGCAGCGAGACGAACTCCCGGGGCGCCTTCGGCTCGGGCTCCGCCTGCGCCACCGGCGCGGTGACGGTCACGGCGAGCAGGGCGGCGGCGGTGGCCGCCAGGGCGCGGAATGCGGTCGCGATGGCTGTCATGAGCACATCCTCCACGGTCCGCGCCCGCCGCACAGGTGATCCGGTACAGTCCGCGCGTGTCCACCACCGGTTCCCCGCCCGGTCACCACGAGAGCCGGCCCCACGAGGAAACGGAGCAGCCCGTGACGTTCTCCCACTGCCCCGCCTGCGGAGCCGCCTACACCGGCCTCCCGGCCCCCGACACCTGGCCCCGCACCTGCGCCGCCTGCGGCGAGACCGCCTACCGCAACCCGCTCCCGGTCGCCGTCGCCCTGCTCCCCGTCACCGACGGCGACACCACCGGCCTCGTCGTCATCACCCGCACCATCGAACCGGCACGCGGCGGCCTCGCCCTGCCCGGCGGCTTCATCGACCACGCCGAGGACTGGCAGCACGCCGTCGTACGGGAACTGCGCGAGGAGACCCGCATCGAGGCACGTCCCGAGGAGGTCCGCCTCGCGGACGCCCTCAGCTCACCCGCCGGACACCTGCTCCTCTTCGGCCTGCTCCCCGAACGGCCCGCCGCCGCGCTCCCGCCGTCCGCCCCCACCGACGAGACGTCCGGCCACACCCTGCTCACCGCCCCCGCCACGCTGGCCTTCCCCCTCCACACCGAGGCCGTCCACCGCTGGTTCGCCGGCCGCTACCGCTGAGCAGGCGCGCCGCCCTCACACACCCCGCACCCGCACCGGGAGGTGCACCGCCCCGCCCTCCCGCTCCACCACGACCCGCCCGCCCTCCAGCCGGGACGTGTACCGCTCGACCTCCACCGGCTCCCGGCCGTCACCCGCGTCCCGGACCACCGTCCCGCCACCCGGACGCCCCGCCACCGGCGCCCACACCTCCAGCTCCAGACCGCCGTCCGCACCCCGCACCGGAATCACCGCCCCCGCCCGGGCCAGCACCGGCACCCGGGACAGCGGCGCCTCCACCACCGCCCGCCCCGGCCCCTCGTACACCGCCCCGCTCACCGTGTCGTACCAGCGCCCCGGCGGCAGCGGCACCGACCGGCGCACCGCCCCCGGCTCCAGCACGGGCGCCACCAGCAGGGCGTCACCGAGCAGGAAGGCGTCCTCGCAGTCCCGCAGCTCCCGGTCCCCGGGCGCCGACCACCACAGCGGGCGCACGCACGGCGCACCCGTCAGCGCCGCAAGCCGCGCCAAGGTCACCGCGTACGGCCGCAACCGCTCCCGCTCCACCAGCGCCTCCGGCTCGAACTCCCATGGCTCGCCCCAGTGTCGGGCGGACGGCGGCACCGCGGCAGCCCCCGTCAGCGCCGACCATCCCGCCAGCACCCGGGCCGGGGTACCCGCCACCGCCCAGCAGCGCAACGGCCCGCCGTCCACCCGCACCTCCGAAGCGCCCAGCAGGTCGTGCCCGGACCCCGCGCCCTCCCTCCCCTCCCGCAACGTCATCCGGCCCGACCAGGAGTTGTCGTAGAACACCAGGTGCGTCCCCGCGTCCGCCACCACCAACTGCACCGGCGGCGTCGGATACAGCGGATCGTCCCCCGGCCCGAACCGCCCGCCCGGTTCCGTGCTCCCCAACGCGTACGACCCGTCCCGCAGCCGAGGCCCCGCCGCCCGCCCACCCAGCCCGAAGAACCGCGCGT from Streptomyces drozdowiczii carries:
- a CDS encoding M15 family metallopeptidase — its product is MTAIATAFRALAATAAALLAVTVTAPVAQAEPEPKAPREFVSLRSVDPTIIQEMRYPTAHDFMGEPVDGYRQPLCILTRPAAEALHRAQLRLLRQGYSLKVYDCYRPQRAVDHFVRWAKDLDDETMKGEFYPRVDKSRLFADGYIAEKSGHSRGSTVDLTLVRLPALPTRPYRPGEKLVPCYAPRADRFPDNSVDMGTGFDCFDTLSHTDDPRIQGVQRANRQFLKKTLTEAGFVNLAEEWWHYTFQPETFPDTYFDFPVARRSVAGH
- a CDS encoding GTP-binding protein, encoding MAFGRSSRSRRPVEPVTLKILVAGGFGVGKTTLVGAVSEIRPLRTEERLTEAGRPVDDLDGVEAKTTTTVAMDFGRITLREDLVLYLFGTPGQDRFWFLWDELAQGALGAVVLADTRRLADCFAAVDYFERREIPFAVAVNRFEGAEVFPEATVRAALDLDPQVLLLMCDARDRASARDVLVAVVEHALARADRPREPVTT
- a CDS encoding DUF962 domain-containing protein, whose product is MPQQTFDSYEEFWPYYVAMHSRAATRWVHLTGTLTGLALSAYGLARGRKRYLAALPLIGYGTAWPAHFLIEKNNPATFGHPAWSLRGDAQMIRMMLAGRDHELAQTAEKWLAENGR
- a CDS encoding TIM-barrel domain-containing protein; amino-acid sequence: MNGRDLVRSVKSVGSKRGLRMVRRARADAWALPGRGAERARVPGPVTGAEPGPGGGVVRFARSELRIRVAVGGAVFWGWDGAGPGPSYAVDGEAPAADLRAVLEPGTDGGWQVVAERLTVAVSRHGAVELRTPGGVVLRRELPPRWWEPVAGGAARWVQRAEVAADARFFGLGGRAAGPRLRDGSYALGSTEPGGRFGPGDDPLYPTPPVQLVVADAGTHLVFYDNSWSGRMTLREGREGAGSGHDLLGASEVRVDGGPLRCWAVAGTPARVLAGWSALTGAAAVPPSARHWGEPWEFEPEALVERERLRPYAVTLARLAALTGAPCVRPLWWSAPGDRELRDCEDAFLLGDALLVAPVLEPGAVRRSVPLPPGRWYDTVSGAVYEGPGRAVVEAPLSRVPVLARAGAVIPVRGADGGLELEVWAPVAGRPGGGTVVRDAGDGREPVEVERYTSRLEGGRVVVEREGGAVHLPVRVRGV
- a CDS encoding roadblock/LC7 domain-containing protein, coding for MTAPNAAATDTTRQGSGELNWLLDELVARVASIRKALVLSSDGLPTGASKDLTREDSEHLAAVASGFHSLAKGVGRHFDAGRVRQTVVELDEAFLFVTAAGDGSCLAVLAESDSDVGQVAYEMTLMVKRVGSHLANAPRTAGQPSGG
- a CDS encoding NUDIX domain-containing protein, which produces MSTTGSPPGHHESRPHEETEQPVTFSHCPACGAAYTGLPAPDTWPRTCAACGETAYRNPLPVAVALLPVTDGDTTGLVVITRTIEPARGGLALPGGFIDHAEDWQHAVVRELREETRIEARPEEVRLADALSSPAGHLLLFGLLPERPAAALPPSAPTDETSGHTLLTAPATLAFPLHTEAVHRWFAGRYR
- a CDS encoding DUF742 domain-containing protein, encoding MSAASPGSPETPERPRTPRWYDDDAGPVVRPYAMTRGRTGSASRHRLDLIAIVVPEPAADDPDRDQLLTPEHVEILELCGELPQSIAELASSLDLPVGVVRVLVGDLVDDELVHVTRPVPPAELPDVNILREVINGLRAL